In Fusobacterium periodonticum ATCC 33693, a single genomic region encodes these proteins:
- a CDS encoding XRE family transcriptional regulator, with translation MSFGTTLKRIRLKHKDSLRGLAKKINLHFTFIDKVEKGTAPISNNFIERVIEVYPDEEKTLKKEYLKENLPKVFNKDESIKILEDSEVLNLPVYGKASAGRGYLNMDKPDYYMPITKGDFSLNSFFVEITGNSMEPTLEDGEYALVDPNNTAYVKNKIYVVTYNDEGYIKRVELKEKKKTITLKSDNPDYDDIDIPEEMQEYFKINGRVVEVISKKRIL, from the coding sequence ATGAGTTTTGGAACTACTTTGAAAAGAATAAGATTAAAACATAAAGATAGTTTAAGGGGTCTTGCAAAAAAAATTAATTTACACTTCACTTTTATTGATAAAGTAGAAAAAGGTACTGCACCTATTTCAAATAACTTTATTGAAAGAGTTATTGAAGTATATCCTGATGAGGAAAAAACACTAAAAAAAGAATACTTGAAAGAAAATTTACCTAAAGTATTCAATAAAGATGAAAGCATTAAAATTTTAGAAGATAGTGAAGTTTTAAATCTTCCAGTTTATGGAAAAGCTAGTGCTGGTAGAGGTTATTTAAATATGGATAAACCTGATTACTACATGCCTATAACAAAAGGCGACTTCTCTTTAAATAGTTTCTTTGTAGAAATTACAGGAAATAGTATGGAGCCAACTTTAGAAGACGGGGAATATGCTTTAGTTGATCCTAATAACACTGCTTATGTTAAAAATAAGATATATGTTGTTACTTACAATGATGAGGGATATATAAAAAGAGTTGAACTAAAAGAAAAGAAAAAAACTATAACTTTAAAGAGTGATAATCCTGATTATGATGATATTGATATTCCTGAAGAAATGCAAGAATACTTTAAAATTAATGGAAGAGTTGTTGAAGTTATCTCTAAAAAAAGAATATTATAA